The proteins below come from a single Chitinophaga pinensis DSM 2588 genomic window:
- a CDS encoding DUF4421 domain-containing protein gives MLFCVAVSAQQKTSLFKKATRWLETENDSNYIEEHTKDITFRIFGSRKYNNYDIVDNGIVDGSITDNGLVNSKNSKEVLYRPNTPFNVGVGVNYRFIAVNIAFNLPAINKNTGEYGKTKMLDLQTHIYTRKLVVDFYGQIYEGYYIANTRRLINSFGSNAGSNNVEMIRPDAKNVNLGLNVQYVFNAKRFSYRAAYLQNDYQKRSAGSFLVGGEVFGVRMKGDSGLIPSYIQKTGFFNGENFYRTRIFSGAANAGYAHTFVYKQHWFTTLSISGSLGVNYTVMNRINQVDLKKAGIQLNNNIRISLGYNSSRYFAGIHYVYLTTRSQSPVPDTYQTVGAGNFRISLARRFTLKKQLF, from the coding sequence TTGCTTTTTTGTGTAGCTGTTTCTGCACAACAGAAAACCTCGTTGTTTAAAAAAGCTACCCGTTGGCTGGAAACGGAAAATGATTCCAATTATATCGAAGAGCATACAAAGGATATCACTTTCCGCATTTTTGGCTCACGTAAATACAATAACTACGATATTGTGGATAACGGCATCGTAGACGGCAGTATTACGGATAATGGCCTCGTTAATTCCAAAAATTCAAAAGAAGTTTTATATCGTCCCAATACTCCCTTTAACGTAGGCGTCGGCGTCAACTATCGCTTTATTGCGGTCAATATTGCCTTTAACCTGCCGGCGATCAACAAAAACACGGGAGAGTATGGTAAGACGAAAATGCTGGACCTCCAGACACATATTTACACCCGTAAACTGGTGGTGGATTTCTACGGGCAGATCTATGAAGGGTATTACATTGCTAACACACGCCGGCTGATTAACAGTTTCGGTTCAAATGCCGGGTCCAATAATGTGGAAATGATCCGTCCGGATGCAAAAAATGTGAATCTTGGACTGAATGTGCAGTATGTTTTCAATGCGAAGCGCTTTTCCTATCGTGCGGCTTATCTGCAAAACGATTACCAGAAACGGAGCGCCGGTTCCTTCCTGGTGGGTGGAGAGGTCTTTGGGGTGAGAATGAAAGGCGATTCGGGTCTGATCCCTTCCTATATCCAGAAAACCGGTTTCTTTAACGGAGAGAACTTTTACAGAACCCGTATTTTCAGCGGTGCTGCCAATGCGGGTTATGCACATACATTCGTTTATAAACAGCACTGGTTCACCACCCTGTCTATAAGTGGCAGTCTGGGGGTGAATTATACTGTTATGAACAGGATTAACCAGGTCGATCTGAAGAAGGCCGGTATCCAGCTCAACAACAATATCCGTATTTCCCTGGGTTATAATTCCAGCCGCTACTTTGCCGGCATTCACTACGTATACCTGACCACACGGAGTCAGTCGCCTGTGCCTGATACCTATCAGACAGTAGGGGCGGGTAACTTCCGTATCAGCCTTGCCAGGAGATTTACCCTGAAAAAACAGCTTTTTTAA
- the purU gene encoding formyltetrahydrofolate deformylase, translating into MQTDITGRLLICCPDRPGIVAGVSQFLFNCGANILDASQHSTDPKEGLFFMRMVFHLENTLVTMEELERQFQEKVATPLKMEWRIDYTSHRKKMAIMVSRYDHCLMELLWRWRSGELPVDIPLVISNHEDLRKLTEDFGIPFYYLPVNAGNKGEKEKEAIQLIQDAKADFTVLARYMQILSPSFVSTFPGKIINIHHSFLPAFAGANPYKNAYTRGVKLIGATAHYVTDDLDEGPIIDQDVARVSHRHAVNDLVMLGRDIERQVLTRAVVAHVEDRVIVHGNKTIVF; encoded by the coding sequence ATGCAGACCGATATTACCGGCAGGTTGCTCATCTGCTGTCCTGACCGGCCCGGCATCGTTGCCGGTGTGTCACAGTTCCTTTTTAACTGTGGAGCAAACATCCTCGATGCGAGCCAGCACAGTACCGATCCGAAAGAAGGCCTGTTCTTTATGCGCATGGTTTTCCACCTGGAAAATACCCTGGTTACCATGGAAGAACTGGAAAGACAATTCCAGGAAAAAGTGGCCACTCCCCTGAAAATGGAATGGCGTATAGATTACACTTCTCACCGCAAGAAAATGGCAATCATGGTATCCCGCTACGACCATTGCCTGATGGAATTACTCTGGCGCTGGCGCAGTGGGGAATTGCCGGTAGATATCCCACTGGTGATCTCAAACCATGAAGACCTGAGGAAACTGACGGAAGATTTCGGTATTCCTTTCTATTATCTGCCCGTAAATGCCGGAAATAAGGGCGAAAAGGAAAAAGAAGCCATTCAGCTGATACAGGACGCAAAAGCCGATTTTACCGTACTTGCGCGCTATATGCAGATACTTTCACCTTCATTCGTCAGCACATTCCCCGGAAAGATCATCAATATTCATCACTCCTTCCTGCCCGCATTCGCAGGGGCCAATCCGTATAAAAATGCCTATACACGCGGCGTAAAACTGATCGGCGCAACAGCGCATTATGTGACAGACGACCTGGACGAAGGGCCGATTATTGACCAGGACGTAGCCCGTGTAAGTCACCGTCACGCCGTTAATGACCTCGTCATGCTGGGACGCGATATTGAAAGACAGGTGCTGACAAGAGCGGTCGTGGCCCACGTAGAAGACAGGGTGATCGTACATGGTAATAAAACAATCGTATTCTAA
- the hutG gene encoding formimidoylglutamase: protein MMKPDFYRQPVAWTGRIDGTDEELLRWHQRVTPVNLLTGSLPSLKPHQQGVAFLGFASDEGVRRNKGRVGAAEGPAALRTASSNFPVHFDGELILADVGDVICKDDLLEEAQQTLSDTVLTIRKAGYLPVLLGGGHEITYGHAHGIYQHLRVRKRGEKLGLLNFDAHFDLRMKGEEGSTSGTGFWQLAQDCKLEGAPFYYLALGIQANSNTQQLFRIAGDLDAQYVDADAFHLQDKALLHAAIGQFLRDVDHVYLTIDLDVFSAAFAPGVSATAYNGIRPDGLFLECYRNILQSGKLAGIDIAELNPSLDVDNRTAKLGAALLFEMISNLHYH from the coding sequence ATGATGAAGCCAGATTTTTACAGACAGCCTGTAGCGTGGACAGGAAGGATCGATGGGACAGACGAAGAATTACTGCGCTGGCACCAGCGGGTCACTCCTGTGAACCTGCTGACCGGATCATTGCCCTCATTAAAGCCGCATCAGCAGGGTGTGGCGTTTCTTGGATTTGCGAGTGATGAAGGCGTGCGCCGCAATAAAGGCCGTGTAGGTGCGGCTGAAGGTCCGGCTGCATTAAGAACGGCCAGTAGTAATTTTCCTGTTCATTTTGACGGTGAGCTGATACTGGCAGATGTGGGTGATGTGATATGTAAGGATGACTTACTGGAGGAAGCACAACAGACATTATCGGATACAGTACTGACTATACGTAAGGCGGGTTATTTACCGGTATTACTGGGTGGTGGTCATGAGATCACTTATGGACATGCACATGGTATTTATCAGCACCTGCGAGTACGTAAACGTGGAGAGAAACTGGGGCTGCTGAATTTTGATGCACATTTTGATCTGCGGATGAAAGGCGAGGAGGGGAGTACTTCCGGTACAGGGTTCTGGCAGCTGGCGCAGGACTGTAAACTGGAAGGCGCACCATTTTATTATCTCGCACTGGGTATCCAGGCAAACAGTAATACACAACAGCTGTTCCGTATCGCGGGTGACCTGGATGCGCAGTATGTGGATGCAGACGCTTTTCACTTACAGGATAAAGCGCTTTTACATGCCGCTATCGGGCAGTTCCTGAGAGATGTGGATCATGTATACCTGACCATCGATCTGGACGTATTTTCGGCTGCTTTTGCCCCTGGGGTGAGTGCGACTGCCTATAACGGTATAAGACCTGATGGTTTGTTCCTGGAATGTTACCGTAATATTCTGCAAAGTGGTAAACTGGCGGGTATCGATATCGCAGAACTGAACCCTTCCCTGGATGTGGATAACCGGACTGCGAAACTGGGTGCTGCCTTGTTATTTGAAATGATCAGCAATCTGCATTACCATTAG
- a CDS encoding metallophosphoesterase family protein, producing the protein MKKIGLMSDTHSYLHPDVYRYFEKVDEIWHAGDIGNLELADKLEAFKPFRAVYGNIDGAELRVRYPLHLPFEVEQVKVFMTHIGGYPGKYAPGVKELLREHTPKLFICGHSHILKVMPDPAMQLVHINPGACGIQGWHKVKTLVRFDLSEGNISQLEVIELPK; encoded by the coding sequence ATGAAGAAGATAGGATTGATGTCAGATACCCACAGTTATCTCCATCCGGACGTATACAGATATTTCGAAAAAGTCGATGAGATCTGGCACGCCGGAGACATTGGTAACCTGGAACTGGCGGATAAACTGGAGGCTTTTAAGCCCTTCCGTGCTGTATATGGGAATATTGATGGCGCCGAACTGAGAGTGCGTTATCCGCTACATCTGCCTTTTGAAGTGGAACAGGTGAAGGTTTTCATGACACATATTGGCGGATATCCGGGCAAATATGCGCCCGGTGTCAAAGAGCTGTTGAGGGAGCATACCCCCAAATTATTTATCTGCGGGCATTCTCATATACTAAAAGTAATGCCCGACCCCGCTATGCAGCTGGTGCATATCAACCCGGGGGCCTGCGGTATACAGGGATGGCATAAAGTCAAAACCCTGGTGCGGTTCGATTTGTCAGAAGGAAATATCAGTCAGCTGGAAGTAATTGAGCTGCCAAAGTAG
- a CDS encoding cellulase family glycosylhydrolase, whose product MKKNGSNLSFRLAALLLCLLGFSSQTHAQTPVQKNGQLQVIGTKLCNQYGNPIQLRGMSTHGIQWYGWGSCLTAASLDALAYDWGADILRISLYVQEGGYETDPTGFTNQVNRLIEEATARGMYALVDWHQLTPGDPNANLARAKTFFSAIANTHKNKNNIIYDICNEPNSGATWAKIKTYADQMIPFIRAIDNDAVILVGTHGWSTMGLSGDGSLQDIFNNPLTHGNVMYTFHFYAKDHRTAYLNQLNTASDRLPVFVTEFGTQEASGDGANDFAMAQQYIDLMARKKISWTNWNYSDDFRSGAVWITGTCSNGPWTTARLKPAGAWIRERILNPADDFPGGNVCVPVSASANDGNVPANVQDNDYNTRWSAEGDGQWIQFCLDNTTTVSGVNIAFYSGTVRRTFFDILTSTDGSNWVSAASGLQSSGTSNALEAFTFTPRSAKHVRIVGHGNSASAWNSLTEVRIITTSSTQQSTLAPLQDAYVRNGDYAAITHGTTDATVLASKINATATTGYDRQSFLRFDVSGVNNISSAVLKVYGKIEDNRVANLPIGVYAVANTSWTESALTWNNKPATGSTALQTAVVTDSVGRYYSWDITNYVQTEKAAGRNGISLALLSNTGADPRVIWRSKEAGLTAPQLVIASTPTAAKLAASAPEKAPVKLITTLTSYPNPFDDNSTVSFFLDKPADVLLAVYDINGKQVAILKRGRLDAGQYNTSLAASHLPKGIYTLKLTYGEKAITRKVVKQ is encoded by the coding sequence ATGAAAAAGAATGGATCTAACCTTTCTTTCCGGCTGGCTGCATTATTACTATGCCTGCTGGGGTTTAGTTCACAAACACACGCACAGACGCCCGTTCAGAAAAACGGTCAGTTGCAGGTGATCGGTACTAAATTATGCAATCAGTATGGCAATCCGATCCAGCTCAGAGGCATGAGCACACATGGTATCCAATGGTATGGCTGGGGAAGCTGTCTGACAGCTGCTTCACTCGATGCGCTGGCATACGACTGGGGCGCCGACATCCTGCGTATCTCACTCTATGTACAGGAAGGCGGTTATGAAACCGATCCTACCGGCTTTACCAATCAGGTGAACCGCCTCATAGAAGAAGCTACCGCACGTGGTATGTATGCACTCGTTGACTGGCATCAGCTCACACCAGGCGATCCTAACGCCAACCTGGCCAGAGCAAAGACTTTCTTCTCTGCCATCGCCAACACACACAAGAACAAAAACAACATCATCTACGACATCTGTAATGAGCCCAACTCAGGCGCAACCTGGGCGAAGATCAAAACTTACGCGGATCAGATGATTCCGTTTATACGCGCTATCGACAATGACGCCGTCATACTCGTAGGTACACACGGATGGTCTACTATGGGCCTCTCCGGTGATGGTTCGCTGCAGGATATTTTCAACAATCCGCTGACACATGGTAACGTGATGTATACATTCCATTTCTATGCAAAAGATCATCGTACCGCATATCTCAATCAGCTGAATACTGCTTCTGACAGACTGCCTGTCTTCGTAACAGAATTCGGTACGCAGGAAGCCAGCGGAGACGGCGCTAATGACTTTGCCATGGCGCAACAGTACATCGATCTGATGGCACGTAAGAAGATCAGCTGGACCAACTGGAACTACTCTGACGACTTCCGTTCCGGCGCTGTATGGATAACAGGTACCTGCTCCAATGGCCCGTGGACAACCGCCAGACTAAAACCTGCCGGCGCATGGATACGTGAGCGTATACTGAATCCTGCGGATGATTTTCCAGGAGGAAATGTATGTGTGCCGGTATCTGCCAGCGCAAACGATGGTAACGTACCAGCCAACGTACAGGATAATGATTATAACACCCGCTGGTCAGCAGAAGGCGACGGTCAGTGGATACAATTCTGCCTGGACAACACCACTACTGTAAGCGGTGTCAATATTGCATTCTATAGTGGTACTGTAAGACGCACCTTCTTCGATATCCTGACCAGCACAGATGGCAGCAACTGGGTATCCGCAGCAAGCGGTCTGCAAAGCAGCGGTACCTCCAATGCATTGGAAGCATTCACCTTCACACCACGTAGTGCAAAACATGTACGGATCGTGGGTCACGGTAACAGTGCAAGTGCCTGGAATAGTCTGACAGAAGTACGTATCATTACCACTTCTTCCACACAACAATCAACACTCGCACCTTTACAGGATGCGTATGTAAGAAACGGCGACTACGCAGCTATTACACATGGTACTACTGATGCAACAGTATTGGCATCTAAAATAAACGCAACGGCTACTACAGGCTACGACAGACAAAGCTTCCTTCGCTTTGATGTAAGTGGTGTTAACAACATCTCTTCTGCCGTGTTAAAAGTATATGGTAAAATTGAAGATAACCGCGTTGCGAATCTGCCAATAGGCGTGTATGCAGTTGCTAACACAAGCTGGACAGAATCCGCACTCACCTGGAATAATAAACCTGCTACAGGTAGCACTGCATTACAGACAGCCGTAGTGACTGACTCAGTTGGCAGATACTATTCATGGGATATCACCAACTATGTACAGACGGAAAAAGCAGCCGGACGTAATGGTATTTCCCTGGCATTACTGAGCAATACCGGCGCTGATCCACGTGTCATCTGGAGATCTAAGGAAGCAGGACTGACAGCTCCTCAGCTGGTGATCGCTTCCACTCCAACAGCCGCTAAACTGGCAGCCAGTGCACCAGAAAAAGCACCTGTAAAACTGATTACTACACTGACCAGTTATCCAAATCCATTCGATGACAACAGCACCGTTAGTTTCTTCCTGGATAAACCAGCAGACGTATTACTGGCGGTATATGACATCAATGGTAAACAAGTGGCAATACTGAAACGCGGCCGTCTGGATGCGGGTCAATACAATACCAGCCTCGCAGCCAGCCATCTGCCAAAAGGTATTTATACACTGAAACTGACCTATGGAGAGAAGGCAATAACAAGGAAGGTAGTGAAACAATAA